In Vibrio japonicus, the following are encoded in one genomic region:
- a CDS encoding D-alanine--D-alanine ligase, whose amino-acid sequence MKNTTILLLCGGGSSEHEVSLVSANFVQEQLAKTPDFNVVRVEMNSDGWFTDEGKLAYLDTNKGTLNTEEQSTKIDFVVPCIHGYPGETGDIQSMLELSGIPYLGCGPEASTNSFNKITSKLWYDALGIPNTPYIFLSENNASSLDKSQQALSQWGSIFVKAARQGSSVGCYKVCSLSDLKPALDNAFQYSDQVLVEQAVKPRELEVAAYQYQGKLYISKPGEIKAPEDAFYTYEEKYSAASHSTTEVEATNLTDEQLDLIQASSEKVFTQMKLRHLSRIDFFLTPDGNIYLNEVNTFPGMTPISMFPKMLEHNGHRFSDFLADCVRSSL is encoded by the coding sequence ATGAAAAATACGACAATATTACTTCTATGCGGAGGCGGCTCTTCAGAGCACGAAGTTTCTCTAGTGTCCGCAAACTTTGTTCAAGAACAGTTAGCAAAAACACCAGATTTTAACGTTGTTCGCGTTGAAATGAACTCGGATGGTTGGTTCACTGATGAAGGTAAACTAGCATACCTTGATACAAACAAAGGCACGTTAAATACAGAAGAGCAGTCAACAAAAATTGATTTTGTCGTACCGTGTATACATGGCTATCCTGGTGAAACTGGAGATATCCAGTCTATGTTGGAGCTGTCAGGTATCCCTTATTTAGGCTGTGGTCCAGAAGCGAGCACCAATAGCTTTAACAAAATTACTTCAAAACTTTGGTATGACGCATTAGGTATCCCAAATACGCCATACATATTCTTGTCTGAAAATAATGCAAGTTCACTTGATAAAAGCCAGCAAGCGTTAAGCCAGTGGGGTTCAATTTTTGTCAAAGCAGCACGACAAGGCTCATCGGTAGGTTGCTATAAAGTGTGCAGTCTAAGCGATCTTAAACCAGCTTTAGATAATGCATTCCAATACTCGGATCAAGTGTTGGTAGAGCAAGCAGTGAAACCGCGCGAATTAGAAGTGGCTGCGTATCAATACCAAGGGAAACTTTATATTAGTAAGCCAGGTGAGATTAAAGCACCGGAAGATGCTTTCTATACGTATGAAGAAAAGTACAGTGCAGCAAGTCATTCTACAACAGAAGTAGAGGCAACGAATCTGACAGATGAGCAGCTTGATTTAATCCAAGCAAGCTCAGAAAAAGTGTTTACTCAGATGAAACTGCGTCACTTGTCTCGTATTGATTTCTTTCTAACACCTGACGGGAACATTTATTTAAACGAAGTTAACACCTTCCCGGGGATGACGCCTATTTCGATGTTCCCTAAGATGTTAGAGCATAACGGACATAGATTTTCAGACTTCTTGGCTGATTGTGTAAGAAGTTCACTCTAA
- a CDS encoding SPOR domain-containing protein, which yields MKKIAIVGLSVVLSGCISSEYITDVKSESHREDYRTAKVEKPLLSQPKVAEQNVQPNVVNTAPIAEKQVVKVTPKTKPSVSITPPSVKQNSMNARFGYTIQVVAVGDQVKVDQFARKLPQHEQPIWENYKVVNGTKWYTILFGDYATRSEAQAAIAQLPSDFRTLKPFVKSIDSIKNSEYPNLNKLN from the coding sequence ATGAAAAAAATCGCTATTGTTGGTTTATCTGTTGTTTTATCGGGTTGTATTTCTAGCGAGTACATCACTGACGTTAAATCAGAGAGTCACCGAGAAGATTATCGTACAGCGAAGGTTGAGAAACCGCTTCTATCACAACCAAAAGTCGCGGAACAAAATGTTCAACCTAACGTAGTAAATACGGCACCTATAGCCGAGAAGCAAGTTGTCAAAGTGACGCCAAAAACAAAACCGTCGGTGTCTATTACGCCTCCTAGCGTAAAACAAAATTCTATGAACGCTCGATTTGGTTACACTATTCAAGTTGTGGCGGTAGGCGACCAAGTGAAAGTGGACCAGTTCGCTAGAAAGCTGCCACAACATGAGCAACCTATTTGGGAAAATTATAAAGTGGTCAACGGCACAAAGTGGTACACCATCTTATTCGGTGATTACGCAACTCGCAGCGAAGCACAAGCCGCAATCGCTCAACTTCCGTCAGATTTCCGCACTCTGAAGCCATTCGTAAAAAGTATTGATTCAATCAAAAATTCAGAATACCCGAATCTAAACAAACTTAACTGA
- a CDS encoding bifunctional acetate--CoA ligase family protein/GNAT family N-acetyltransferase: MSQLTPLLKPQSVAIVGASTKPMSAGNIIMKNLLHGGFEGVIMPVTPTHSAVCGVLAYRTIAELPIVPDVAIVCTNAKRNVQIFHDLAAKKVKAVIVLSADMHFSLDNGDSIQNKCLKIAKSAGMRILGPNSLGLLLPWENFNASFSPVTAQKGKIAFISQSAAMCTTILDWANDKNIGFSAFVSLGNALDIDFADLLDYLSTDTHTEAILLYVDTINDARRFMSAARAASRNRRILVLKGGRTAAGRAAAKVHTGGSDTLDIIYDSAIRRTGMLRVKNSHELFAAVETLTHSVPLRGERLAIITNGGGPAIMAVDALLERGGKLARLSPETIESLSDILPPSWSHSNPIDIVGDADHTRYISALTTIMDADCADAILIMHSPSAVAHSEQTAQAVVDAIKSHPRYKRFNILTNWSGEQTAKPARDILTQAGIPTYRTPESAVIAFMHLVEYRRNQKQLMETPTTAEPVHIAELNEAKKWIEEKLLDKYTASLDTHQIGPFLKCFNFNVLPTWIADDVSEAVHVAEQIGYPVAVKLRSPDIAHKSDIQGVMLNLRNRTEVANAAEAILDRAKLSYPSANIHGLLVQGMAKLAGGEEIRIKVKTDETFGPVILLGQGGSEWDESMDAAAALPPLNMALARYLIVRALRKGKIRLQKLPEPMDVHGLSELLVRISQMVVDCPQVHELDIHPLLANGRTFTILDADLILKRYEGGAQERLAIRPYPVEYEEIVTLKTGDEVLLRPILPEDEPLHAEFIHNVTKEDLYKRFFTDVGEFNHEALANLTQIDYDREMAFVAVRSGSSGTEIIGVSRALINPENTDAEFAILIRSDLKGGGLGKLLMRKVIDYCRQKGTKQMSGMTMPANRGMLMLAQKMGFKLDVQFEDGVADMVLPLNE; the protein is encoded by the coding sequence ATGAGTCAATTGACGCCACTGCTCAAACCCCAATCCGTCGCTATTGTCGGGGCTTCAACCAAGCCAATGAGCGCGGGCAACATTATTATGAAAAACTTGCTTCACGGCGGATTCGAAGGCGTAATTATGCCAGTGACACCTACCCATTCGGCGGTGTGTGGCGTTTTAGCTTACCGAACCATTGCTGAACTTCCGATTGTTCCTGATGTTGCTATTGTTTGCACCAATGCAAAAAGAAACGTCCAGATATTTCACGACTTAGCGGCTAAGAAAGTCAAAGCCGTTATTGTCCTCTCGGCTGATATGCATTTCTCATTAGACAATGGCGACAGTATCCAAAATAAATGCCTAAAGATTGCCAAATCCGCGGGTATGCGAATACTAGGCCCAAACAGCTTGGGGCTACTGTTACCTTGGGAGAACTTTAACGCGTCTTTCTCACCAGTAACGGCACAAAAAGGTAAAATCGCCTTTATTTCTCAGTCTGCTGCTATGTGTACCACGATATTAGACTGGGCAAATGACAAGAATATTGGTTTTTCAGCGTTTGTGTCTTTAGGAAATGCGCTAGACATAGACTTTGCTGACTTACTCGATTATTTAAGTACAGACACGCATACTGAAGCGATCCTGCTTTATGTCGATACCATTAACGATGCTAGACGGTTTATGTCTGCAGCTCGAGCGGCGTCTCGCAATAGGCGCATTCTGGTGCTCAAAGGCGGAAGAACCGCAGCCGGCCGCGCAGCCGCCAAAGTGCATACTGGTGGTAGCGACACCTTAGATATTATTTACGACTCGGCAATTCGTAGAACAGGTATGCTCCGAGTTAAGAACTCACACGAACTATTTGCCGCAGTAGAAACACTCACTCACTCTGTGCCACTTCGCGGTGAACGGCTTGCGATTATTACGAACGGTGGTGGCCCCGCAATTATGGCGGTTGACGCATTACTTGAGCGCGGTGGAAAGTTGGCGAGACTCTCACCCGAAACCATTGAGTCACTCAGTGATATTCTTCCACCTAGCTGGAGCCACAGCAATCCAATAGATATTGTTGGCGATGCCGATCACACTCGCTACATTAGTGCGCTTACTACGATTATGGATGCAGACTGCGCCGATGCCATCTTAATTATGCACAGCCCTTCCGCTGTGGCACATTCTGAGCAAACGGCTCAAGCTGTCGTTGATGCTATAAAGTCACACCCAAGATACAAGCGCTTTAACATTCTAACTAACTGGTCGGGTGAACAAACGGCCAAACCCGCGAGAGATATATTAACGCAAGCAGGCATTCCAACTTATCGAACGCCCGAAAGCGCTGTTATAGCCTTTATGCACCTTGTGGAGTACAGAAGAAACCAAAAGCAGTTAATGGAGACACCAACAACTGCAGAACCTGTGCACATTGCTGAGCTTAACGAAGCAAAAAAATGGATAGAAGAAAAATTACTGGATAAATATACAGCATCTTTGGATACACACCAGATCGGCCCCTTCTTAAAGTGTTTTAATTTTAATGTGCTCCCTACTTGGATTGCAGACGACGTCAGTGAAGCTGTGCATGTTGCGGAACAAATCGGTTACCCGGTCGCTGTTAAACTGCGTTCGCCAGATATCGCACATAAATCTGATATCCAAGGTGTGATGCTCAACCTACGAAATCGCACGGAAGTCGCCAATGCTGCAGAAGCGATACTCGATCGCGCAAAACTTTCTTATCCGTCGGCCAACATTCACGGTTTGTTAGTTCAAGGCATGGCAAAGCTGGCAGGTGGTGAAGAAATTAGGATCAAAGTCAAAACTGATGAGACATTTGGCCCAGTAATACTGCTAGGACAAGGTGGTTCAGAGTGGGACGAATCAATGGATGCAGCCGCTGCTCTTCCCCCTTTAAACATGGCTCTGGCCCGCTATTTAATTGTCAGAGCGCTGAGAAAAGGAAAGATACGTTTACAAAAACTGCCGGAACCGATGGATGTACACGGATTATCCGAATTGCTCGTGCGTATCTCACAAATGGTTGTAGATTGCCCACAAGTCCATGAACTGGATATACATCCACTATTAGCAAATGGTCGCACTTTCACCATATTAGACGCCGACTTAATTTTGAAACGATATGAAGGTGGCGCTCAGGAACGACTTGCTATCAGACCTTACCCGGTTGAATACGAAGAGATCGTAACCCTTAAAACAGGTGATGAGGTATTGCTTCGCCCTATCCTTCCTGAGGATGAACCGCTCCATGCTGAGTTCATTCATAACGTGACAAAAGAAGACCTTTACAAACGCTTTTTTACGGATGTTGGTGAATTTAATCACGAGGCATTGGCGAATCTTACTCAAATTGACTATGACAGAGAAATGGCGTTTGTGGCCGTCAGGAGTGGTTCTTCAGGTACTGAAATCATTGGTGTATCTCGTGCGCTGATCAATCCCGAAAATACCGATGCTGAGTTTGCAATACTGATACGCTCAGATCTGAAAGGTGGAGGTTTGGGTAAACTGCTGATGCGTAAGGTCATCGATTACTGCCGTCAGAAAGGAACCAAACAGATGTCTGGAATGACAATGCCAGCAAACCGTGGAATGCTCATGCTAGCTCAAAAGATGGGCTTTAAATTAGATGTTCAATTCGAAGATGGTGTGGCGGATATGGTCCTTCCGCTCAACGAATAG
- a CDS encoding LysR family transcriptional regulator codes for MQSPITLEALHILDAIDRRGSFASAANELDRAPSSLSYQIQKLEQDLDIMIFDRSGHKANFTDAGKLILERGRTILSATQKLVNDASLLANGWELDITLAFDGIIPVENFFPMVDELGKVSSTRVKLQEEILAGCWESLNDGRADLLVCPKMDILPHDVKSQTIGSMEMVWVAATDHYVHKRSGEFNNEAREKYRMIAIADTAREQPPISVNVTQKQPRLTVTNFAAKVSAIEKGLGIGTLPKELAAELIAQGRIKRISGTESQPIEVILAWKRSKIGEAKSWCIQYLQKNFKHYSKM; via the coding sequence GTGCAAAGTCCAATAACATTAGAAGCACTACACATTCTGGATGCCATTGATCGAAGAGGCAGCTTCGCTTCTGCGGCCAATGAGCTAGATCGCGCTCCTTCCTCTTTGAGTTATCAAATACAGAAACTGGAACAAGATCTCGATATCATGATTTTTGATCGTTCGGGTCATAAAGCAAACTTTACAGATGCCGGAAAGCTCATCTTGGAGCGCGGGCGTACTATTCTTTCCGCTACTCAGAAGCTTGTTAATGATGCTAGCTTGTTGGCGAATGGCTGGGAACTGGATATCACTTTAGCGTTTGATGGGATTATTCCTGTTGAAAACTTTTTTCCAATGGTCGATGAGCTGGGAAAAGTCAGTTCAACACGAGTGAAATTACAGGAAGAGATATTGGCGGGGTGCTGGGAGTCACTTAACGATGGCCGTGCCGATTTGTTAGTGTGCCCCAAGATGGACATACTACCACACGACGTAAAATCTCAGACGATTGGAAGTATGGAAATGGTTTGGGTTGCCGCAACTGACCACTATGTGCATAAGCGTTCGGGAGAATTCAACAACGAGGCTCGGGAGAAGTACCGTATGATTGCGATTGCGGATACGGCTCGGGAACAACCTCCTATCAGTGTGAATGTGACACAAAAACAGCCTCGCTTAACGGTGACCAATTTTGCTGCCAAAGTTTCTGCTATCGAAAAAGGGCTGGGTATCGGTACGCTGCCTAAAGAACTCGCGGCTGAACTGATTGCACAAGGGCGTATTAAGCGAATATCAGGAACAGAGTCACAGCCTATTGAAGTAATCCTTGCTTGGAAAAGGAGCAAAATTGGTGAAGCCAAATCCTGGTGTATTCAGTATCTACAAAAAAACTTCAAGCACTACTCTAAAATGTAA
- a CDS encoding SgrR family transcriptional regulator: protein MSSPRLRVQFETLFEHYKGQDCGIQLEEITEILFCTRRNARIVLNKMEEEGWIEWHPAPGRGKLSQLVFKRSRSDVSENLAKRYLEEGKIGQALKVLDQDTSKLAQVIESYLGIQQREGLQVVRLPYYRPLTVLNPKTQFRRSEQHIISQIFSGLTRLDENENLMPDLAHTWEMVSPTHWKFYLRPSVRFHNGDLLTTDSVIESLLCLKQKQLFSHIEDVTSSERLEIDITLNRPDYRLPLLLAESCAKILLPESERGDNYDQFPIGTGPYKVTQNDDKRLILQAFEGYFGFRALLDSIEIWVIDNVHSSLVFPSLANPIKPKTGTFSDEVELDPGCTFLLLNRKSGLAKSEEWANYFSLRLASLNLFQQLPQQKAIDLGVLPAYGLKPGWYHHTRSGHYVSPPSYRKVTIAYHAQHPMFPTLVKGIETLLKQDNLDVEFVKYDLFAPNVEEIDIWVKPMGISSNRDDALAGWLLNYSDISNLSNSEDFSDWVSIVEKWQSEEHSNFPAKELGESLVEKKQIIPMFHCWLGVSQDQCGELQNAKCNALGWFDFSKVWVKPTN from the coding sequence ATGAGTAGCCCACGTCTTCGAGTACAGTTCGAAACCTTATTTGAACATTATAAAGGGCAAGATTGTGGCATCCAGCTCGAAGAAATAACTGAAATACTATTTTGTACAAGGCGAAATGCGCGAATTGTACTGAACAAAATGGAAGAAGAAGGCTGGATTGAGTGGCATCCCGCGCCGGGGCGTGGAAAACTCTCTCAGCTCGTATTCAAGAGAAGCCGCTCGGATGTAAGCGAAAACCTTGCAAAACGCTATCTTGAAGAGGGAAAAATAGGGCAAGCGTTGAAAGTGTTGGACCAAGACACATCAAAGCTTGCTCAAGTTATTGAAAGCTATCTTGGAATCCAGCAACGAGAAGGGCTTCAAGTCGTACGACTTCCTTACTATCGTCCACTCACTGTTCTTAATCCCAAAACTCAATTCAGACGTTCTGAACAGCATATTATCAGCCAAATATTCAGCGGGTTAACGCGTTTAGACGAAAATGAAAACCTGATGCCAGATCTCGCTCATACTTGGGAAATGGTGTCTCCGACCCACTGGAAGTTTTACCTCAGGCCAAGCGTTCGTTTCCACAATGGCGATTTGTTGACAACGGACAGTGTGATCGAATCTCTACTTTGCCTCAAACAGAAACAGCTGTTTTCACACATTGAAGATGTGACGTCATCTGAGCGCTTAGAAATTGATATTACGCTGAATAGGCCGGATTATCGTTTACCTCTTCTACTGGCTGAATCGTGCGCGAAGATTCTTTTGCCAGAAAGTGAAAGAGGTGACAACTACGATCAGTTTCCAATCGGCACGGGGCCATATAAAGTGACCCAAAATGATGATAAGCGATTAATTCTTCAGGCTTTTGAAGGGTATTTTGGCTTTAGAGCGCTATTGGATAGTATTGAAATTTGGGTAATAGACAATGTCCATTCTTCGTTGGTCTTTCCAAGTTTAGCGAACCCAATTAAGCCTAAAACCGGTACATTCAGTGACGAAGTAGAGCTGGACCCAGGCTGTACCTTCTTGTTACTCAACCGCAAAAGTGGCTTGGCAAAATCAGAGGAGTGGGCCAATTATTTCAGCCTGCGTCTAGCGTCTTTGAATCTGTTCCAGCAGTTACCTCAGCAGAAAGCCATCGATTTGGGCGTACTACCCGCATACGGATTGAAACCTGGCTGGTACCACCATACCCGCAGCGGACATTATGTGTCACCACCTTCATATCGCAAAGTGACCATTGCTTATCATGCTCAGCATCCAATGTTTCCTACTTTGGTTAAAGGCATCGAAACACTGTTAAAGCAAGATAATCTAGATGTTGAATTCGTTAAATATGACCTTTTTGCACCTAATGTCGAGGAAATTGATATCTGGGTAAAGCCAATGGGTATATCCAGTAATAGAGATGATGCACTGGCAGGATGGCTATTAAACTACAGTGATATTTCTAACTTAAGTAACAGTGAAGATTTCTCTGATTGGGTAAGTATTGTTGAAAAATGGCAATCTGAAGAACATTCCAACTTCCCAGCCAAAGAACTGGGAGAATCACTGGTTGAGAAAAAGCAAATCATACCAATGTTTCATTGTTGGCTTGGCGTCAGTCAGGATCAGTGTGGTGAACTACAGAATGCAAAATGTAATGCGTTAGGGTGGTTCGATTTTAGCAAAGTTTGGGTAAAGCCCACGAACTGA
- a CDS encoding DUF3389 domain-containing protein, whose protein sequence is MIVEFTGGKVIVTPHEIVVKLLGQHMVTLQAQTDAVQLIGRGANVIAANGSETKWSIKLDSESQLLKIASEMGCDVQ, encoded by the coding sequence ATGATCGTCGAGTTTACAGGTGGCAAAGTTATCGTTACCCCGCATGAAATCGTCGTAAAATTGTTGGGGCAACATATGGTCACATTACAAGCGCAAACTGACGCTGTTCAGTTAATCGGACGCGGAGCGAACGTGATTGCCGCGAATGGAAGTGAGACAAAGTGGTCAATCAAACTCGATAGTGAATCTCAATTGTTAAAAATTGCCTCTGAAATGGGTTGTGATGTTCAGTAA
- a CDS encoding hotdog fold thioesterase: protein MTIWKRPIDLERLNATSENTLIEHLNIIYTSLGDDFIEATMPVCSFTHQPLGMLHGGASVVLAETLGSVAANFCVDDDSFCVGLDINANHVRSMREGKVIGRANPIHLGVSTQVWQINITDERERLVCTSRLTISVQKKRNVKQTLESKQ, encoded by the coding sequence ATGACAATCTGGAAACGCCCAATCGATCTAGAACGCCTTAACGCTACCTCTGAAAATACGCTGATAGAGCACTTAAATATTATTTATACCAGTCTTGGCGACGATTTTATTGAGGCTACGATGCCAGTATGTTCATTTACACACCAGCCTCTTGGCATGTTACACGGTGGCGCGTCGGTTGTTCTCGCTGAAACTCTTGGCTCGGTTGCGGCTAATTTTTGCGTGGATGACGACTCGTTTTGCGTCGGCTTAGACATCAACGCCAACCATGTCCGCTCTATGAGAGAAGGGAAAGTCATTGGTCGAGCAAATCCAATCCACTTAGGTGTTTCAACTCAGGTTTGGCAAATCAATATTACTGATGAGCGAGAGCGACTCGTATGCACCAGCCGCTTGACGATTTCAGTTCAGAAAAAACGCAACGTGAAACAAACGCTAGAGAGCAAACAATGA
- a CDS encoding M48 family metallopeptidase, with product MRNWLKLTVLTAAIGITACSSSPTGRNQILLFSDQDMNSLGAQSFEQMKKDQKVSTDTKTNAYVQCVANSVTRYVPKQGFTDWEVVVFDSKQVNAFALPGGKIGVYTGLLKVAKNQDQLATVIGHEIAHVLADHSNERLSQTQLANTGLQITSFAIGSSGYAQYQSATMAALGLGVQYGVLLPYGRTQESEADIVGLELMAKAGFNPNESISLWRNMAAASGGGQPPELLSTHPSHDTRIKDLANEIKRLPNYGTSRPNCS from the coding sequence ATGCGCAATTGGCTAAAGTTGACCGTATTAACGGCAGCAATCGGTATTACTGCGTGTAGCTCATCGCCAACTGGACGAAATCAAATACTACTGTTTTCTGACCAAGATATGAACAGTTTAGGTGCTCAATCTTTTGAACAGATGAAGAAAGATCAAAAAGTGAGCACAGATACAAAGACAAATGCGTACGTCCAATGTGTTGCGAATAGCGTGACGCGTTATGTGCCTAAACAAGGATTTACTGATTGGGAAGTGGTTGTATTTGACAGTAAACAAGTGAATGCTTTTGCACTGCCTGGCGGTAAGATCGGCGTATACACGGGGCTACTAAAAGTCGCAAAAAACCAAGATCAACTTGCGACGGTCATAGGCCACGAGATCGCTCACGTGCTAGCTGACCACAGTAATGAACGTCTATCGCAAACGCAATTAGCGAATACCGGCCTCCAAATCACGAGTTTCGCGATTGGCTCATCTGGATATGCTCAGTATCAAAGTGCGACTATGGCCGCGCTGGGTTTGGGCGTGCAGTATGGGGTGTTGCTTCCTTACGGTCGAACTCAAGAGTCAGAAGCCGATATCGTTGGTTTAGAGCTAATGGCAAAGGCAGGCTTTAATCCAAATGAAAGCATCAGCTTGTGGAGAAACATGGCGGCCGCTTCAGGTGGCGGTCAACCACCAGAGTTGCTATCAACTCACCCGTCTCACGATACTCGTATTAAAGATTTAGCCAATGAAATTAAACGACTACCTAATTATGGTACGTCACGTCCGAATTGCTCATAA
- a CDS encoding site-2 protease family protein: MELLSIDFLGKPLRLEGSMAGWQQLFWDNQLVSQLNADSERGSQSVHEFKLLNGDEELNCRLDASLEWQPFLIEYRTTLNNQLVSEGRRDTKDIEKQTPFTKPVAEKRFSLIGLVSLGMKALKSAKLIKVVLASASLAAYSWLFSFQFALALLACLVFHEYGHVKAMKYFGMKTKGIYLVPFLGGLALSDEKINTRWQDVVISIMGPMFGLVLSIILVLAYWATGEIFFAGLAVFNAFLNLFNLLPILPLDGGHVLKSISFSMNSVAGIVLCTAAALGGVVLSYSLGLTLFGFLLIMGTLEIVLEWRGRHNSHLLPLDRYGQIVSAIWYVALVTGLIGIIWYFAGTGDQLLQLPLLILGT; the protein is encoded by the coding sequence TTGGAATTACTTTCGATTGATTTTTTAGGGAAGCCGCTACGACTCGAAGGTTCGATGGCTGGTTGGCAGCAACTTTTCTGGGATAACCAACTGGTATCGCAACTTAATGCTGACTCAGAAAGAGGCAGTCAAAGCGTACATGAATTTAAGCTACTCAATGGAGATGAAGAACTGAATTGTCGGCTAGACGCATCGCTAGAGTGGCAACCGTTTCTTATTGAGTATCGCACCACATTAAATAATCAGTTGGTTTCTGAAGGTCGCCGAGATACCAAAGACATTGAAAAACAGACACCATTCACAAAGCCTGTTGCAGAGAAACGCTTTAGCTTAATCGGGCTAGTTTCTCTTGGGATGAAAGCACTGAAAAGTGCAAAGTTAATCAAAGTCGTTCTGGCTTCAGCGAGTTTAGCGGCTTATTCCTGGTTGTTTTCGTTCCAGTTCGCCCTTGCACTATTAGCTTGCTTGGTATTTCACGAATATGGTCATGTTAAAGCAATGAAATACTTTGGGATGAAAACGAAAGGGATTTATCTCGTTCCATTCTTAGGTGGATTGGCTCTTAGCGATGAAAAGATTAATACCCGTTGGCAAGATGTCGTTATTTCTATTATGGGGCCCATGTTTGGCCTAGTACTGTCAATTATTCTTGTCTTGGCTTACTGGGCAACGGGCGAGATTTTCTTCGCTGGATTGGCGGTTTTTAACGCCTTTTTAAATTTGTTCAACTTGCTACCTATATTGCCGCTCGATGGGGGACATGTTCTTAAAAGTATTAGCTTTTCAATGAATAGCGTGGCCGGAATTGTACTTTGTACCGCTGCAGCGCTAGGTGGAGTTGTACTGAGCTATTCGCTTGGTTTAACGCTATTTGGATTCTTACTGATTATGGGCACGTTGGAAATTGTCCTAGAGTGGCGTGGGCGACACAACAGCCATTTATTACCGCTTGATCGTTATGGTCAAATTGTATCCGCCATTTGGTATGTTGCTCTTGTTACAGGGCTAATTGGGATCATCTGGTATTTTGCAGGGACTGGTGATCAGTTACTTCAATTGCCATTACTGATACTAGGTACTTAA
- a CDS encoding alkylphosphonate utilization protein, which yields MSSEATMLERCESKCELCAADAPLTAYAVPPHSHATVDTAIMVCDKCLGEIEDPQDINHWRCLSDSMWSQVPAVQVTAWRQLTRLNSESWAQDALDMMYMEEEQMNWAMTGMSDDDKTLDCNGTELKKGDDVTVIKDLPVKGTNQVIKQGTVIRGISLGSDPKLVSGKANGGQSMYVIAEYCRKK from the coding sequence ATGTCTTCTGAAGCTACAATGCTAGAACGTTGCGAATCTAAATGTGAACTGTGTGCTGCTGATGCACCGCTAACTGCCTATGCAGTTCCTCCTCACAGCCATGCGACTGTAGATACAGCGATCATGGTATGTGACAAATGTTTAGGTGAAATCGAAGACCCTCAGGATATTAATCACTGGCGTTGTTTGAGCGACAGCATGTGGAGCCAAGTTCCAGCGGTGCAAGTCACAGCATGGCGTCAGCTTACGCGCTTGAATTCAGAATCTTGGGCTCAAGATGCTCTGGACATGATGTACATGGAAGAAGAGCAGATGAACTGGGCGATGACTGGTATGTCTGATGATGATAAGACTCTTGACTGCAACGGCACCGAACTTAAAAAAGGTGACGATGTAACGGTAATTAAAGACTTACCAGTGAAAGGCACCAACCAAGTAATCAAACAAGGTACGGTTATTCGTGGTATCAGCTTAGGTAGCGATCCAAAGCTAGTGTCTGGCAAAGCGAATGGTGGCCAGTCTATGTACGTGATTGCTGAATACTGCCGTAAGAAGTAA